The following coding sequences are from one Campylobacter showae CSUNSWCD window:
- the uppS gene encoding polyprenyl diphosphate synthase: MNELNHLAIIMDGNGRWAKRRGLLRTKGHETGANVVEQMCEFCIDEGVAVLSLYAFSTENWKRPKSEVAFLMELLHKFLLSKRESFIKNGIKFNVIGDESPLSDKLKSEINDIKNATAQNSRLKLNLALNYGAKDEILRAFRRFCEKNGGKFDAKNLAQNLSEDSLQECLDEPAPIDLLVRTGGEQRLSNFMLWQASYAELAFTPTLWPDFTREELALITAKFKKKDRRFGGL, from the coding sequence ATGAACGAGCTAAATCACCTCGCGATCATCATGGACGGCAACGGCAGATGGGCTAAGCGCCGCGGTTTGCTACGCACCAAAGGGCACGAAACGGGCGCAAACGTCGTGGAGCAAATGTGCGAGTTTTGCATCGACGAGGGCGTGGCTGTGCTGAGCCTTTATGCATTTAGCACCGAAAACTGGAAGCGCCCAAAGAGTGAAGTGGCGTTTTTGATGGAGCTTTTACATAAATTTTTACTCTCAAAACGCGAGAGCTTTATCAAAAATGGCATCAAATTTAACGTCATAGGCGACGAAAGCCCGCTAAGCGATAAGCTAAAAAGCGAGATAAATGATATCAAAAACGCGACCGCGCAAAACTCGCGGCTAAAGCTAAATTTAGCCCTAAACTACGGCGCAAAAGATGAAATTTTAAGAGCTTTTAGGAGATTTTGCGAAAAAAACGGTGGCAAATTTGACGCCAAAAACCTAGCTCAAAATTTGAGCGAAGATAGCTTGCAAGAGTGCCTCGATGAGCCCGCACCCATCGACCTTCTCGTGCGCACCGGCGGCGAGCAGAGACTGTCAAATTTCATGCTTTGGCAAGCTAGCTACGCCGAGCTTGCCTTTACGCCCACGCTTTGGCCCGATTTTACGCGCGAGGAGCTAGCCTTGATAACGGCTAAGTTTAAGAAAAAAGATAGAAGGTTTGGCGGACTTTAA
- a CDS encoding YaaA family protein: MKILFSPSEAKTAVSPNKFIDKDAFIFPDLYEKRCEILKIYDDFLQTANLEQISKLFGVKNLTNEPSLRESLFKKGAVKAILRYDGVAYKHLDYRSLDSTAQEFIDKNTLIFSNLFGPVTAADALPEYKLKQGERINGLNLEEFYRQNFSDEIDEWLWDDDILDLRAEFYEKFYRIQKPFATFKFLKNGKVVSHYAKAYRGIVLRQVAQNGVKNFSELCKTDIENLRLIDIKKTGLKSEFLVQIV, encoded by the coding sequence ATGAAAATACTCTTTTCGCCGAGCGAAGCCAAAACCGCCGTGAGTCCAAATAAATTTATAGATAAGGACGCCTTTATTTTTCCGGATTTATATGAAAAGCGGTGTGAAATTTTAAAAATTTATGATGATTTTCTACAAACGGCAAACTTAGAGCAAATCTCAAAACTTTTCGGCGTAAAAAATTTAACCAATGAGCCGAGTTTGCGTGAAAGCTTATTTAAAAAAGGCGCGGTAAAAGCCATCCTGCGATATGACGGAGTAGCCTACAAGCACCTTGATTACCGCAGCCTTGATAGCACGGCGCAGGAATTTATAGATAAAAATACGCTGATTTTTTCAAATTTATTCGGCCCCGTGACGGCAGCGGATGCGCTACCTGAATACAAACTAAAGCAAGGCGAGCGCATAAACGGGTTAAATTTGGAGGAATTTTATAGGCAAAATTTTAGCGACGAGATAGATGAGTGGCTGTGGGATGACGACATTTTAGACCTTAGAGCCGAGTTTTACGAGAAATTTTACCGCATACAAAAACCGTTTGCGACATTTAAATTTCTAAAAAACGGCAAAGTCGTCAGTCACTATGCCAAAGCATACCGCGGGATAGTTTTGAGGCAAGTAGCGCAAAACGGGGTAAAAAACTTCAGCGAACTTTGCAAAACTGATATAGAAAATTTGCGCCTTATAGACATCAAAAAAACTGGACTAAAAAGCGAGTTTTTGGTGCAAATAGTCTAA
- a CDS encoding flagellin, translated as MRMTNQLMKFTNNYDYQTNMKALYKLNTQISSGLKIQNSFEDSSVYNDGMRLDYEVATLEQVQTATSKAQHFSKNTDKALGEFKQQLETFKTKLVQGANEIHSQTSREAIANDLQGIKNHLVNIANTSINGQFLFSGSAINTKPINGDTNEYFGNAQTMKAVGGAQVNLTYNQNGQELFLGKDGDYNKKVTSNTMLKAQNLDDRNKTVYIDSEHKMRDLIGFKYVKDEKTLTNQDFTGTGVREFQKTTFFLQGKKPNGTSFTSKFKMTSDASINDLLEKIGTEYGNTPTNKVVEVTINNQGQINVKDLSKGNQVIDFHMIAATKKVADADALAGGIAGASSAFDAINSLKSLETLVNATPTSHKDYEITEFVKSKYEDLGGAATNAYDYDKINFNQDGRNLVGTVSQVERGSGKFADDNTTLSQVVGAKELYQGERDKYNIDGQRIRMEIKSKSGGKYTAVVNFDDTTVPSTAKVKITRPDNSTYTTNVWDSFYNDTTNPPTTEGIDTQSKNMTFRQLNDIIGMVASDNVPAGAGGNTQADYVAYKQAISKSQGSVEANMDHRGRIKVTDKQNAVTPIKVGIYDSGNADKFAGDSTGTTPATRQGEGSLWSFSANNGIEIDSPSVDIFEDLDRMIEAVRSGQYRADSEGEYPRNSGIQGAIERLDHIADHVNKIHTKVGNQTNTLIQTNTHASVMEVNVKTVKADITNADYGETYMNLMQKMMSYQAMLQSVAKINQLSLLNYM; from the coding sequence ATGAGAATGACGAATCAGCTGATGAAATTTACGAATAACTACGACTATCAGACCAATATGAAAGCGCTTTACAAGCTAAATACGCAAATTTCAAGCGGCCTAAAAATCCAAAATTCTTTTGAGGATAGTAGCGTCTATAACGATGGCATGAGGCTTGATTACGAGGTTGCGACGCTTGAGCAGGTGCAAACGGCGACTTCAAAAGCGCAGCACTTTTCAAAAAATACCGATAAGGCTTTGGGTGAATTTAAGCAGCAGCTTGAGACTTTTAAAACAAAGCTAGTTCAGGGTGCAAACGAAATCCACTCGCAAACTTCGCGCGAAGCCATCGCAAACGACCTTCAAGGTATCAAAAATCATCTAGTAAACATTGCAAACACCTCGATAAATGGACAGTTTTTATTTTCTGGAAGCGCTATAAACACAAAACCTATAAATGGCGACACGAATGAATATTTCGGCAATGCGCAAACAATGAAAGCAGTAGGCGGAGCTCAGGTAAATTTGACCTACAACCAAAACGGGCAGGAGCTATTTTTGGGTAAGGACGGCGACTATAATAAAAAAGTCACCTCCAACACAATGCTAAAAGCGCAAAATTTAGATGATAGAAATAAGACCGTTTATATCGATAGCGAGCATAAAATGCGCGATCTAATCGGTTTTAAATATGTAAAAGACGAAAAAACTTTGACTAATCAAGACTTTACCGGTACGGGCGTGCGAGAGTTTCAAAAGACTACATTTTTCTTGCAGGGTAAAAAGCCAAACGGCACGAGCTTTACGAGTAAATTTAAGATGACGTCAGACGCTTCGATAAACGACCTACTAGAAAAAATCGGCACCGAATACGGCAACACTCCGACCAATAAAGTCGTCGAAGTAACGATAAATAACCAGGGTCAAATCAACGTAAAAGACCTAAGCAAAGGCAATCAGGTTATTGATTTTCACATGATAGCGGCGACGAAAAAGGTTGCGGACGCAGATGCTCTAGCGGGCGGTATAGCAGGAGCATCTAGTGCGTTTGATGCGATCAATAGTCTAAAATCACTAGAAACTTTAGTAAATGCAACGCCTACTTCTCATAAAGATTATGAAATCACGGAATTTGTTAAAAGCAAATACGAAGACTTAGGCGGAGCCGCCACTAACGCATATGATTATGACAAGATAAATTTTAACCAAGATGGCAGAAATCTAGTTGGAACCGTATCACAAGTAGAGCGCGGTAGCGGTAAATTTGCCGATGATAACACTACTCTAAGCCAAGTGGTTGGCGCAAAAGAGTTGTATCAAGGCGAAAGAGATAAATACAATATCGACGGACAGCGCATAAGAATGGAAATCAAGTCAAAGAGCGGCGGAAAATATACGGCTGTAGTAAATTTTGATGATACCACTGTTCCGAGTACCGCCAAGGTAAAAATAACTAGACCTGATAATTCCACTTATACAACAAACGTTTGGGATAGTTTTTATAACGACACCACAAACCCGCCGACCACCGAAGGTATTGATACGCAGTCAAAAAATATGACTTTTAGACAGCTAAACGACATCATCGGTATGGTAGCTAGTGACAATGTTCCTGCGGGCGCCGGCGGTAATACGCAAGCTGATTATGTCGCCTACAAACAAGCTATCTCAAAATCGCAAGGTAGCGTTGAGGCAAATATGGATCATAGGGGTCGCATAAAAGTAACCGACAAGCAAAACGCCGTCACGCCGATAAAAGTAGGTATATACGATAGCGGAAATGCCGATAAATTTGCGGGCGACAGTACGGGTACGACTCCTGCGACAAGGCAAGGAGAGGGTTCGCTATGGAGTTTTTCCGCAAACAACGGTATCGAGATAGATAGTCCGAGCGTGGATATTTTTGAGGACTTAGATAGGATGATAGAGGCTGTAAGAAGCGGTCAATACCGCGCCGATAGCGAGGGCGAATATCCGCGCAATTCAGGTATCCAAGGCGCGATAGAGAGGCTGGATCATATCGCAGACCACGTAAATAAAATCCACACTAAAGTGGGCAACCAAACAAATACGCTAATACAAACCAATACTCACGCTAGCGTCATGGAGGTAAACGTAAAAACCGTCAAGGCCGATATCACAAACGCCGACTACGGCGAGACCTATATGAACCTCATGCAAAAAATGATGTCGTATCAGGCGATGTTGCAGTCCGTGGCTAAGATAAACCAGCTCTCGTTATTAAACTATATGTAA
- a CDS encoding prepilin peptidase, with the protein MIFAVVFFILLFFILGAVVGSFSNVLIYRMPRGESVNFPASHCQSCKTPLKPYHNIPIFAWLFLRGKCAFCGEKISFQYPLVELASGLLCVLAYCVEMHGLEPFTDGFYAAIFKAAMLGICFILLLALSLIDFRYKAVPDPLLFASVAFSLLYGFNLPASFDSDGLLFAFDSFINAAIFMFAFWLLRAVVSLALKREAMGSADIFIAGVMGAILGIKLGLMAIYVSALLTLPAYLIVRKYGYELPFVPFLSLATLIVYAFKEQFIYILGLIYG; encoded by the coding sequence ATGATTTTCGCCGTTGTATTTTTTATTTTATTATTTTTTATCTTGGGCGCCGTAGTAGGCAGCTTTAGCAACGTCCTGATCTACCGCATGCCGCGCGGCGAGAGCGTAAATTTTCCCGCTTCGCACTGCCAAAGCTGCAAAACACCGCTAAAACCGTATCATAACATCCCGATTTTTGCGTGGCTGTTTTTGCGCGGCAAGTGCGCGTTTTGCGGCGAAAAAATCAGCTTTCAGTATCCTTTGGTTGAGCTTGCTAGCGGCCTGCTTTGCGTGCTTGCGTATTGCGTTGAGATGCACGGACTTGAGCCTTTTACGGACGGCTTTTACGCCGCTATTTTCAAGGCGGCGATGCTTGGTATCTGCTTTATCTTGCTGCTAGCGCTTAGCCTGATCGACTTTCGCTACAAAGCCGTTCCGGATCCGTTACTTTTTGCCAGCGTCGCATTTTCGCTGCTTTACGGCTTTAATCTACCTGCCTCTTTTGACTCGGATGGGCTTTTATTTGCATTTGATTCGTTTATAAACGCTGCGATTTTTATGTTTGCATTTTGGCTACTTCGCGCGGTCGTCAGTCTGGCTCTCAAGCGCGAAGCCATGGGCTCTGCGGATATTTTTATAGCGGGCGTTATGGGCGCGATCTTGGGCATCAAGCTTGGCCTCATGGCGATCTATGTCTCGGCGCTACTGACGCTGCCTGCATATCTCATAGTGCGAAAGTACGGATACGAGCTGCCTTTCGTGCCGTTTTTAAGCCTTGCTACGCTCATCGTTTACGCGTTTAAGGAGCAATTTATCTACATATTGGGACTGATTTATGGATAG
- a CDS encoding FtsK/SpoIIIE family DNA translocase: protein MIFFGIATVAPAANFVGSFGNAIGLWNFKLFGFIAYVYPFVFIFFAYYIYKYFNGFNAEFAQTTLGATLLFLAFLMFQSGSNANYGGLVANSINDALKDVAGVIGMWVFILMLFVLSFGLIAQDNIVAILKKAFVEPSSNEDKFENPAEIKPKSQKKPRQIKKPKAQSESNLSEENGEKLEDEDEPDDEDDAQDESESNLEEKSTTINGVEILNEVAENKKLLEQMEKGKVEKPKDFALPPLKFLADPPRRSNSVNEAEIDQKISDLLDKLRKFKIDGDVVRTYTGPIVTTFEFRPAPHIKVSKILTLQDDLAMALRAQTIRIQAPIPGKDVVGIEVPNQNIETIYLKEILDSEVFKNSSSPLTIALGKDIVGAPFITDLKKLPHLLIAGTTGSGKSVGINAMLLSLLYRNSPQTLRLMMIDPKMLEFSIYNDIPHLLTPVITQAKQAITALSNMVAEMERRYKIMSHTRTKNIESYNEKMKEEGGEQFPYIVVIIDELADLMMTSGKDVELYIGRLAQMARASGIHLIVATQRPSVDVVTGLIKANLPSRISYRVGQRIDSKVILDQMGAESLLGRGDMLFTPPGSPGVIRLHAPFASEKEIDTIVNFLKAQQDVVYDERFLAEEGASGGGGAGSGVVAGELDELYEEAKEIVLSEQKTSISYLQRRLKIGYNRAATIIEQMEQMGVLSPMNTKGQRDIL from the coding sequence TTGATATTTTTCGGGATCGCTACCGTCGCGCCTGCGGCAAATTTCGTCGGTAGTTTTGGCAACGCGATAGGACTTTGGAACTTCAAACTTTTCGGCTTTATTGCTTACGTTTACCCTTTTGTTTTTATATTTTTTGCGTATTATATTTACAAATATTTTAACGGCTTTAACGCCGAATTTGCCCAGACGACACTTGGAGCGACGCTACTGTTTTTGGCGTTTTTGATGTTTCAATCAGGCTCTAACGCTAACTACGGCGGACTGGTTGCAAACAGCATAAATGATGCGCTAAAAGACGTGGCCGGCGTGATAGGTATGTGGGTATTTATCTTGATGCTTTTTGTGCTGAGTTTTGGTCTTATCGCACAGGATAACATCGTAGCTATCTTAAAAAAGGCTTTCGTTGAGCCCAGCTCCAATGAGGATAAATTTGAAAACCCAGCCGAGATTAAGCCAAAATCGCAAAAAAAACCTAGACAAATCAAAAAGCCCAAAGCTCAAAGCGAGTCAAATTTGAGCGAGGAAAACGGCGAAAAGCTAGAGGATGAAGACGAGCCGGACGATGAAGACGATGCGCAGGATGAAAGCGAGTCAAATTTAGAAGAAAAAAGTACTACTATAAACGGCGTCGAGATCCTAAATGAAGTCGCCGAAAATAAAAAACTGCTCGAACAAATGGAAAAAGGCAAGGTCGAAAAACCTAAGGATTTTGCGTTGCCGCCGCTTAAATTTTTAGCCGATCCGCCGAGGCGCTCAAACAGCGTAAATGAGGCTGAGATCGATCAAAAGATCTCCGATTTGCTCGATAAACTGCGCAAATTTAAAATAGACGGCGATGTCGTGCGAACGTACACGGGGCCGATCGTTACGACGTTTGAATTTCGTCCTGCGCCGCATATCAAAGTAAGTAAAATTTTAACCCTGCAAGACGATCTAGCGATGGCTCTGCGCGCGCAGACTATCCGTATCCAGGCGCCGATACCGGGCAAAGACGTCGTAGGCATCGAGGTGCCGAATCAAAATATCGAAACCATCTATCTAAAGGAAATTTTAGATAGCGAGGTTTTCAAAAACTCGAGCAGTCCGCTAACTATCGCGCTAGGCAAGGATATCGTCGGCGCACCCTTTATCACCGATCTAAAAAAGCTACCTCATCTACTAATCGCGGGCACGACGGGATCTGGCAAGAGCGTGGGCATAAATGCGATGCTACTAAGTCTGCTGTATCGCAACAGCCCGCAGACTCTGCGCCTGATGATGATAGATCCCAAGATGCTTGAGTTTAGTATCTATAACGACATCCCGCACCTGCTCACGCCCGTCATCACGCAGGCTAAGCAGGCCATAACCGCGCTATCAAACATGGTTGCCGAGATGGAGCGTCGCTACAAGATCATGAGCCACACGCGTACCAAAAATATCGAAAGCTACAACGAAAAGATGAAAGAGGAGGGCGGCGAGCAGTTCCCGTACATCGTCGTGATCATCGACGAGCTGGCTGATCTCATGATGACTAGCGGCAAGGACGTGGAGCTATATATCGGGCGTCTAGCGCAGATGGCGCGCGCTAGTGGCATACATCTCATCGTAGCCACCCAGCGCCCGAGCGTAGACGTCGTGACGGGGCTCATAAAGGCAAATTTGCCTAGCCGCATCAGCTACCGCGTCGGTCAGCGTATCGATAGTAAGGTGATCCTAGATCAAATGGGCGCGGAGAGCTTGCTAGGACGCGGCGATATGCTATTTACGCCTCCTGGAAGCCCGGGCGTTATCAGGCTGCACGCGCCGTTTGCTAGCGAAAAAGAGATCGACACGATAGTAAATTTCCTAAAAGCGCAACAAGATGTGGTCTACGACGAGAGATTTTTAGCCGAGGAGGGCGCTAGCGGCGGTGGTGGAGCAGGCTCTGGCGTGGTAGCGGGCGAGCTAGACGAGCTCTACGAAGAGGCTAAAGAGATCGTGCTAAGCGAGCAAAAAACCTCGATCAGCTATCTACAACGCCGCCTAAAAATCGGCTACAACCGCGCAGCTACGATCATCGAACAGATGGAGCAAATGGGCGTGCTAAGTCCGATGAATACAAAAGGGCAGAGGGATATTTTGTAA
- the truA gene encoding tRNA pseudouridine(38-40) synthase TruA gives MRLKLVFSYDGSKFQGSQTQPHENGVEDALGVALAHVGIFSKIISSSRTDKGVHANNQVACVECGEHFKDFTRLKALINRHAHPAIHVKFISSVKDDFHPRYDATVRAYRYVINHGEFSPFLSPYETFLPKFDLNLANELLALFVGEHDFSAFMKLGSDIKSPVRHVSKAFCYERGERTIIVFKANGFLRAQVRLMVASVLKALELAKSGKFRQMQAQEFKFERAEVANLDTNLNKKSHDNILTKSHESVNLAKFENNANLTAERAECVASKFDAKNSNLNKVANNCCDANFLKAKELLRQAIHEQKPLTRIPAPPNGLYLNRVFYE, from the coding sequence GTGCGGCTTAAACTCGTTTTTAGCTACGACGGGTCGAAATTTCAGGGCTCGCAGACCCAGCCGCACGAAAACGGCGTCGAGGACGCTCTGGGTGTGGCTCTAGCGCACGTGGGTATTTTTAGCAAGATAATCTCCAGCTCGCGCACAGACAAGGGCGTGCACGCAAACAATCAAGTCGCCTGCGTGGAGTGCGGCGAGCATTTTAAAGACTTTACGCGTCTAAAAGCTCTCATCAACCGCCACGCTCATCCGGCCATTCATGTCAAATTTATAAGCAGCGTTAAAGACGACTTTCATCCGCGATACGACGCTACCGTGCGTGCATATCGATACGTCATCAATCACGGCGAGTTTTCGCCTTTTTTGTCGCCTTACGAGACTTTTTTACCCAAATTTGACCTGAATTTAGCAAACGAACTACTCGCGCTTTTTGTCGGAGAGCACGATTTTAGTGCGTTTATGAAGCTCGGTAGCGACATCAAAAGCCCGGTGCGGCACGTTTCAAAGGCCTTTTGCTACGAGCGCGGCGAACGAACGATTATCGTTTTTAAAGCAAACGGCTTTTTGCGCGCCCAGGTTCGCCTCATGGTCGCTAGCGTTTTAAAGGCGCTTGAGCTTGCTAAAAGCGGTAAATTTAGACAAATGCAGGCGCAGGAGTTTAAATTTGAGCGCGCAGAGGTGGCAAATTTGGACACAAATTTAAACAAAAAAAGCCACGATAATATCCTGACAAAAAGTCACGAAAGCGTAAATTTGGCGAAATTTGAAAATAATGCAAATTTAACCGCCGAACGTGCAGAGTGCGTCGCTTCAAAATTTGACGCTAAAAACTCAAATTTAAACAAAGTCGCAAACAACTGCTGCGATGCAAATTTCCTCAAAGCAAAAGAGCTTTTGCGCCAAGCTATCCACGAGCAAAAGCCGCTCACGCGAATCCCCGCACCGCCAAATGGTCTTTATCTAAACCGAGTTTTTTACGAATGA
- a CDS encoding HU family DNA-binding protein, which translates to MKKADFIQAVADKAGLSKKDSLKVVDAALETIEEVLKSGDSISFIGFGTFGTAERAARKARVPGTTKVIDVPASKAVKFKVGKKLKEAVVASAVKKGKKK; encoded by the coding sequence ATGAAAAAAGCTGATTTTATTCAAGCTGTTGCCGACAAGGCCGGTCTTTCTAAAAAAGATTCTCTAAAGGTAGTTGATGCCGCGTTAGAGACTATCGAAGAGGTTCTTAAAAGCGGCGACAGCATTAGCTTTATAGGCTTTGGTACATTTGGTACAGCCGAAAGAGCCGCTAGAAAAGCAAGAGTGCCTGGAACCACTAAAGTTATCGATGTTCCTGCTAGCAAAGCGGTTAAATTTAAAGTAGGCAAAAAATTAAAAGAAGCCGTAGTAGCTAGTGCTGTAAAAAAAGGCAAAAAGAAATAA
- a CDS encoding LptF/LptG family permease, with product MDRTARYLFSNFLSTFASLFATLFLIMSIVFFIQIARITSYIEITFIELFKLYMFMLPRVLLFTVPIAFFASLALMFFRLSRENESIVLFTLGYSPVRIAKFFLIVSGAVSAFLIVTAIVLIPTAAELNSNFVSYKKTVAKLNLKTTEFGQKFSDWMVFIQNEKNDENGTLYEGVTLYSPKEDAHRFVLAKNARLTNNNAVLEFTLSEGKIYDIRDASWHKTDFGTMKISTAQEDSVAQTKSFVQYWQAMSEDKKRAKDFATYVLIALFPLATTLFALSLGIVTYRYEKGFVYFGIFGVLFGYFTLIMLFSSRVFIAIAAIFSLFFIASIFSFRAKILKRY from the coding sequence ATGGATAGGACAGCGCGTTATCTTTTCTCAAACTTCCTAAGTACGTTTGCATCGCTATTTGCGACGCTTTTTCTCATCATGTCGATCGTGTTTTTTATCCAGATAGCGCGCATCACGTCGTACATCGAGATCACCTTTATAGAGCTTTTTAAACTTTATATGTTTATGCTGCCTAGAGTGCTGCTTTTTACCGTACCTATCGCGTTTTTCGCATCGCTTGCGCTCATGTTTTTCAGACTTTCGCGCGAAAACGAGAGCATCGTGCTTTTTACGCTCGGATATTCGCCCGTTAGGATCGCTAAATTTTTCCTCATCGTTAGCGGCGCGGTTTCGGCCTTTTTAATCGTCACCGCGATAGTGCTGATCCCTACGGCCGCAGAGCTAAACTCAAATTTCGTCTCGTACAAAAAAACCGTCGCCAAGCTAAATTTAAAAACAACCGAATTTGGGCAAAAATTTTCCGACTGGATGGTCTTTATTCAAAACGAAAAAAACGACGAGAACGGCACTCTTTATGAGGGTGTGACGCTTTATTCACCAAAAGAAGACGCGCACCGATTCGTCCTTGCTAAAAACGCTCGCCTAACCAACAACAACGCTGTGCTTGAGTTTACGCTATCGGAGGGCAAAATTTACGATATAAGAGACGCCTCGTGGCATAAAACCGACTTTGGCACGATGAAAATCAGCACCGCCCAAGAGGACAGCGTCGCGCAGACGAAGTCGTTTGTACAGTATTGGCAAGCGATGAGCGAGGATAAAAAGCGCGCCAAAGACTTCGCAACCTACGTTCTCATAGCACTTTTCCCACTAGCGACGACGCTTTTTGCTTTGAGCCTAGGTATTGTGACCTACCGCTACGAAAAGGGCTTTGTGTATTTTGGGATATTTGGCGTACTATTCGGGTATTTTACACTCATTATGCTCTTTAGTTCGCGCGTTTTTATCGCGATTGCGGCGATATTTTCGCTATTTTTTATCGCCTCGATTTTTAGCTTTAGGGCTAAAATTTTAAAAAGATACTAA
- a CDS encoding DUF3137 domain-containing protein encodes MKYSFFYLQSSQYTSRQGFQKVEKTLEEYRSFYKNVFVSTVIADIDSNFTYEPQKGISANEFYKSGIYRRVNFYGEDQISGTYANVKFQLSEAIKIEKTYDSNGSKNPYLALLRVSKVIYDEYMDFNGTVLVCEFYKNFKGQTILADKKVLNTKISGEKEVLDDTEFNNEFRVFTDDKIEARYLLSPGFMQRLREVKQGFDSAVSLSAVFMDDKFYLFLNGAKNRFESSLLDPPLSLSDAQAIKDEVLRLLRVIDELNLSIDVYK; translated from the coding sequence TTGAAATATTCTTTCTTTTATTTGCAGTCATCCCAATATACGTCACGCCAAGGATTCCAAAAAGTAGAAAAAACGCTGGAAGAGTATAGAAGCTTCTACAAAAATGTTTTTGTTAGCACGGTAATTGCCGATATAGATAGCAATTTTACATACGAGCCTCAAAAAGGCATCAGCGCAAACGAATTTTATAAAAGCGGAATATACAGGCGCGTAAATTTTTACGGCGAAGACCAAATAAGCGGTACTTATGCTAATGTCAAATTTCAATTAAGCGAGGCTATAAAAATAGAAAAAACATATGACTCAAACGGCTCAAAAAACCCTTATCTAGCGCTTTTGAGAGTAAGCAAAGTCATATACGACGAATATATGGACTTTAACGGTACAGTACTAGTCTGCGAGTTTTATAAAAATTTCAAAGGACAAACGATACTAGCCGATAAGAAGGTGCTAAATACGAAAATATCTGGCGAAAAAGAGGTGCTGGACGATACGGAGTTTAACAACGAATTTCGCGTATTTACCGACGATAAGATAGAAGCGCGCTATCTTTTAAGCCCTGGTTTTATGCAACGCCTACGCGAGGTTAAGCAGGGTTTTGACAGTGCCGTATCGCTAAGCGCGGTGTTTATGGATGATAAATTCTATCTCTTTTTAAACGGTGCAAAAAACCGTTTTGAAAGTTCACTATTAGACCCGCCGCTAAGCCTTTCTGATGCGCAGGCCATAAAAGACGAGGTCTTGCGGCTATTACGCGTCATAGACGAGCTAAATTTGAGCATTGACGTTTATAAATAA